The sequence TCGACGGCGTCCTTGGCGTACCCGGACCTGGGCGCCTCGACGGGCTCGTCCCGCTCGGTGAACACGGCAGGGTCCATCGGGGAGGAGCCGTACACGGCGGCCGACGACCGGACGACCAGCTTGCGCATGTCCGGCGAGCGCTGGCAGGCCGCGAGGAGCTGCATCGTCCCGATGACGTTCAGCTCCTTGACCTTCGCCCGCGGAACCGACGAGGACGTCACCAGGTTGAGGTGCACCACCGTGTCCACCGCTGCCGACGCGATGATCTTCGCGATGCCGGGCGTGCGGATGTCGACCCGGACGAACTCGGTGCGGCCGAGCGACTCGGCCGGCGGCACCGTGTCCACCCCGATGACGCGCTCGATGCCCGGATCGGCTTGCAGGGTGTTCGCGACCCGCGCCCCCAGGAAACGGGAGACGCCCGTGACGAGGACGACACGGGCCGCGGCGGCGGGCATGGACGACACTGGGCCCTACCCCTTCACGGCTGGACGGCCGGTGTGGTCGCTACTTCTTGTTGCGGCGCTGGATGCGCGTCTTCTTCAGAAGCTTGCGGTGCTTCTTCTTGGCCATCCTCTTGCGGCGCTTCTTGATGACAGAGCCCACGGAACCTCGCTCGGAGTCTCGGGTGATGTGCAGGAGACGGGCGTGCCGCTGGAGAGCGAGTCTCGGTAAGCGCGCACGGTCCGAGGCCCCAGGGTACCGCTGCGTGGGTGGAGATCATGCCGCGGCCTGCTCCGCGGCCCGGAGACGACCGGCACGGACGGCGGCCGGCACCGCGCGTCGCACGGCGCCGGGCACCGTCCCTTCCGGGCGGGCGTGGCCGCCGGCCAACGCCCGTCCGTTCGGTGTCCGGACCGTTCTGCCGGTCCTCGTCCTGTTTCCCCAGCTTCGGGACGGTCCCTCGGGACCCTCCCGACGCCCCCTGCACGGCCGGGTACTGAGTTCGCGGCGGGGTCATGCCCCGCCCCTACCCGTTATCCGGCTTCGATGTACGCGTCGCGCAGGTAATCGTGGACGGCCTGCTCGGGAACCCGGAACGAGCGGCCCACGCGGATCGCGGGCAGCTCGCCCGAGTGGACGAGGCGGTAGACGGTCATCTTGGACACCCGCATCACCGCCGCCACTTCGGCGACGGTCAGGAACCTGACCTCGCTCAGAGGTCGCTCGCCTGAGGTCATCGGACGCCCTCTTCCACACGTGCCGCGCACCGGCCCTTCGGGTGACTTTGATCACGCACGTGTACTTCCTCCAGCGTAAATCGCGTACCGGCAGTCGCAAGAGGGGAGTTCCGCACATTTCCGTATCCGACCTGACCGCAGGGTTACAGTGCTGATCCCGTACAGAGGGTGGACGCGACGGTACCGCGCGTGGCGCGACGAACACTTGTTAACCAAAACCACGAAATGACCTGCGGTTCCGCAGCGCCAGATGCCCCTCGGCACGCTCATGCGCCTCGTTACGGCAGTCCTGTCACAGGGCGTGACAGGCGAGAAGCCGCCACCCAGGCGTCCCCCTGGAGCAAGCCCCCGGAGCCGGCCCCCGGGCCGGCGCCTCAGCCGGACGGCCGCAGGCCCGCGCGATCAAGGATGTAGGCGGTCAGGGGCGCGTAGTGGTGCGCGGAGACGCCGTCGTCGAGCGGGACGACCACGTCGATCTTGCCCTCGGCGGCCCCGGCGAACAGCGCCGGGTCGTTACAGTCCGCGAACCCCACGGTGTCGATGCCCGCCTGGCCGGCCGCTCCGGCCCAGCCGTGGTCGGCTATGGCCAGATCCGGCCAAATATCTGGTTTAGCTTCCGTATCTTCCTCGGACCCGCTATCAGCAAGCTCCCTGAGCATGGCCTCCATCGGGCGCGAGTCGTGCGTGTGGTGCGTGCGGAGGTCCTCGCCCTCCAGCATCGCGACGCCGGGGGCGGCGTGGACGATGCGGCGCAGCTCCGAGCCGCCGTACCCGGCGTCGACCTCGTAGGTCCAGCCGGCCGCGGGCGCCAGCACCCGGCAGCCCGCGTCCTCCAGCGCCCGCGCGACCGCCTGGTACAGCGGCGTCAGCGCGAACGGATGCCCGGTCGCGAGGATCACGCGCTCCCTGCGCCGGGCCGCGAGGCCGATGCGCTCCCCCATCGCCTCCAGCGTGTCGAGCGTGATCTCGGGATCGATGGTGTCGTCCCCGTACAGATGCAGCGGATCGGGGTCGACTCCGCACCGCTCGACCATCATCTCCAGCACCGACCGCTCCGACCACGACGGCTTCAGTTCCAGGCCGAACTGGTAGGACGGGTCGCCATTGGCCATCCGCCGGTAGTGCAGCAGGTTGTTCTGGCGCGGCGTGGCCACGTCGCCGGCGATCATCGTGCGGACGAGGTGGGCGCGCAGCTCTTTCCTGGTGGGCACGTCTTTCCTGCTGGGCACAGGGCCTCCGGGCGCGGGGGTCGTCTGGTTCACGGGCGAAGGGTCCCTGGAGGCTTCACTCGTCGGTCATCGGGTCGAGGCCGTGCTCGGGGAACACCGCGCGGCGCGTCGCCAGCACCGCCTGGTCCACCGGGCTGCTCGGGTCGTAGCCGTCCCCCCACCTGCTGATCTCCACCGTCTCCGTCCCGTCCGTCATGCGGCGCGGGGCGATCTCCTCGGTCCGCTGCCGGACGAACTCGCGCCACTCGTCCGGGGTCGCGGTGCCGGGCGGGACGGGGCCGCCCGCCGCCTCGGCGAGCAGGTGCGTCCACGCCCGCGGGACGACCTGGACCAGCTCGTAGCCGCCGCCGCCGGTGAGCACCCACCGGCCGCCGGCCGTCTCGTGCGCCAGCCGGTGCAGCATCGAGTACGCCGTCCGCTGCCCGTCCACACTGAGGATCAGGTGGGCGAGCGGGTCGAGCGCGTGGCCGTCGGCGCCCTGCTGGGTGACGAGGACGTCCGGTCGGAACCGGCGCAGCAGCGGCGGGACGATCGCGTCGAACGCGCGCAGCCACGGCCGGTCGCCGGTGCCGGGCGGCAGCGAGATGTTGACCGAGGTGCCGTCCGCGCCGGTCTCGTCGGGGAAGCCGGTGCCGGGGAACAGCGTCCGCGGGGACTCGTGCAGGCTGATCGTCAGCACGCGCGGGTCGTCGTAGAAGGCGGCCTGGACGCCGTCGCCGTGGTGGACGTCGATGTCGACGTAGGCGACGCGCTCGGCGCCGTTCTCCAGCAGCCACGCGATCGCGACGGCCGGGTCGTTGTAGACGCAGAACCCGCTGGCGGCGTCGCTCAGCGCGTGGTGCAGGCCGCCGGAGATGTTCGCGGCGTGCTCGGCGCGGCCCGTCCACACCGCCTCGGCGGCGGCCACCGACGCGCCCGTGACCAGGGCGGACGCCTCGTGCATGCCGAGGAACACCGGGTTGTCGGGGGTACCGAGGCCGTGCCCGAGCTCCGGCAGCCCGGTGGCGCCGGAGTGCTTGACCGCCGCGATGTAGGACTCCTCGTGGACGAGCCGGAGCAGCTTGTCGCCCGCGGCCTCGAACGCCGAGACCCGCACGTTCGGGCGGTCCAGGACCCCGAGCCCGCGGGCGAGCGCCATCGTCAGCTCGACCCGCACGGGGTTCATGGGGTGACCGGGGCCGAAGTCGTAGGAGATGAGCCGCTCGTCCCAGAAGATCTCCAGCCCGCAGTTCTCGGGATCGGCGGACTGGGACGAATCGGGACTGCTCATGGCCTCACGGTATCGCGCAGGGCATGTGACCTGGCCCACAGCTCCCGCCTCCGCGGGACGCGGCGCGGCACCCCGCCCGGAAGCCGCCGTCCGCAACATATCTGTGACGTGAGTTACATGCCGGAAACGGGCATACCTACATCAGGCAGATATCTCCTACGGGGGGTGTGAATGGACGACGGCCCGAGCGTTCGCAGCCGCGCGATCAGCAACGCGCTCCGTCTGGGCGTCCGTCCGTTCCTGCACTATCTCCCCGGCCACGCGACCAGTATCCGCACCGCGCGCTCGACGGTGGACGCCGCGTCCCTGCTGCTGCGGCACAGCCCCCACGTGCGGGTCGAGTCGCTGAACGACCCGGCGCCCGGGGAGGACGGCGGCCTCCCGGTCAGGGGCGAGTGGATCGTTCCACGCGATGCCGCGGAGGAGAGCCCCTCCGGCGCCGTCCTGTACCTGCACGGCGGCGGCTACGTCGTCTGCTCGCCGCGCACCCACCGCCCCATCACCTCGCGGCTCGCGGTCGACACGGGCCTGCCCATCCTCGCCCCGCGGTACCGGCTGGCCCCCGAGCACCCGTTCCCGGCGCCGCTGGAGGACGCCGTCGCCGCCTACCGCTGGCTGCTCGCGCGGGGCGTGCCGGCGTCCGGCATCGTTCTCGCGGGCGACTCGGCGGGCGGGCACCTGTCCGCCGCGCTGACCGGCGAACTGTGCCGCCAGGGCCTGCCGGGCCCCGCCGGGCTCATGCTGTTCTCCCCGTGGGTCGACCTGACCTGCGAGCTGTCCATGGGCGCGCAGAGCCGCGCCCGCGACCCCTACATCAGCGCGTCGTCGGCGCGCCGGGTCGCCCGCCTCGTCGTGGGGCCGACCGGGTTCGAGGACCCGCGGCTGGCCCTGCTCACCTGCGCCTGGAACGACATGCCGCCCGTCCTCATCCAGGTGGGCGGCGCCGAGGTGCTGCGCACCGAGGCCGAGGCGTTCGCCGACGCCCTGCGCCGCGCCGGCGCCCACTGCGACCTGCAGATCTGGAAGGGGCAGATGCACGTCTTCCAGATCCTGAACCGCGTCCTCCCGGAGGCGAGCGCCGCCATGCGCGACGCCGCCCACTTCGTCCGGACCGTCACGGGCGGGACGGGCAAGCACCCCAGGGCGGGGAGGCGCTCCAAGGCCGCCTAGTCCCGGCGGTCCGGGCGGTCCGGGCGGTCCGGGCGTCTCGCCATGAGCCCGGCCAGCAGGGCGGCCGCGTGGTCGGCCATGAAGCGCGGGACCCGCGCCCTGAGCAGCGCCCTGTGCAGGGCGGACGCCGGGAACGGCATCTCGCTCGGACGTTCGCGCCGTTCTCGCATCCGGCCCCCAGATGTCCAAGATCAATTCGATGGTAACCGGGCGGGACCGGCCATGCCGCCGAAATCGTGATCTTTTCCTACGCCCCGCACGGACCTCGTCACGCTCGGTCCGCAGGGCGCGGCATCACTCCACGGGCCTTTCGCTCCGCGCGCCCTTTCGGGTCCCTGGCTCTGGGGACTGCCAGATGAGCGCCGCCCGCGGCCCGGTCGGGCCGCTCGTTGCTCCGGGTCAGAAGCGGCCGGCGGGTTCGGGGTCGAGGAGCTCGTCGTCCGCGCGGCGGCCGCGCCCGGCGGCGAAGACGCCGACCAGCGCGGCCAGCGCCGCGCCGCCCTCGCCGGCGAGGCTGATCGTCTTTTCGAGGTACCAGACGGGCTCGTGCATGTCGGGGAGCGGGCCGAGCGCGCCCACGTCGACGTAGTAGTAGAGGACGACGGCGCCCGCCGCGCCGGCCGCGACGAGGAAGGCGAGGGCGTACGCCCAGCGGGTCGCGTAGGTGAGGACGATCACCGCGACCACCCCGGCGACCGCGGCCTGGACGCGGAACAGCAGGTCTCCGTCGATGGAACCGCCCTGCACGAAGGCCATGTCGGGTGCGAACTTCCAGTGCACGATCGCGTCGGCCGCCAGCCCGGCGGCGACGATCAGGCGGAGTATGAGTCCCATACCTCTTACACGGACGCGGCCCCGGCACGGCTCAATGTTCAAAGATGAACATCCTCCGGCGCCGGGCGCGTCAGCCGCCGGCGAGCTCGCGTCCCCGGTTGCGGGCCGCCTCGATGGCCTCCAGGACGGCGGCCCTGACGCCGTGCCGCTCCAGCTCGCGGATCGCCGAGATCGTCGTCCCGCCCGGGGACGTCACGGCCTCGCGCAGCAGCACCGGGTGCTCGCCGGAGTCGCGGAGCATGACGGCGGCGCCGACCGCCGACTGGATGACCATCTCCAGCGCGGCGGCGCGCGGCATGCCGAGCAGGATGCCCGCGTCCACCATCGCCTCGACGAGGTAGTAGAAGTACGCCGGTCCGCTGCCGGACAGGGCCGTCGCGCCGTCCTGCAGCGACTCGGGGATGCGCAGCACCTTGCCGACCGGCGACAGCAGCTCCTCGGCCAGCTTCAGGTGCTCCTCCGCCGCGTGCGACCCGGGCGAGATGACGCTCATCGCCTCGTCCACGTGGACGGGCGTGTTCGACATGACGCGGACGACGGGGACGCCCTCCGGCAGCCGCGCCTCGACGAACCCGGTCGTGATGCCCGCCGCCATCGAGATCACCAGCCGTCCGGGCGGCACGTGCGGGCCGACCTCGTCGAGCAGGGCCCCCATGTCCTGCGGCTTCACCGCGAGGACCAGCGTCTCGGCGGTCGCGGCGGCCTCCGTGTTCGGCACGATCTCGACGCCGTAGCGCTCCCGCAGCAGCGCGCCCCGCTCCTCCCGGCGCGCGGTGGCGATCAGCTCGGACGGGCGGCGGCCGGCCCGGAGCACCCCGGACAGCAGCGCCTCGCCCATCTTCCCGGCACCCAGAATCGCGATCATCGACATACCTTGACGTGGGGTTCCAAACGACCCGTCCAGCCTATCGCCGGGCCGGCCGGCGCCGCCCGGCGACCGGCCCCAGACCCGCCGCCCCAGGAGCGCCCTAGGAGCGCCCTAGGACCGCCCGACGAGGGAGCGCATGAAGAAGCGCAGGTTGGCGGGCCGCTCGGCGAGCCGGCGCATGAAGTACTGATACCACTCGCGGCCGTAGGGGACGTAGACGCGGACCTGCGCCCCCTCAGCGGCGAGGCGGCGCTGCTCCTGCGGGCGGATCCCGTAGAGCATCTGGTACTCGAACGTGTCGTCGTCGCGCTCGTTCAGCACCGACAGCGCGCCCGCGACCTCGATCAACCGGGGGTCGTGCGTGGCGAGCATCGGGTAGCCCTTGC is a genomic window of Actinomadura citrea containing:
- a CDS encoding alpha/beta hydrolase, whose protein sequence is MDDGPSVRSRAISNALRLGVRPFLHYLPGHATSIRTARSTVDAASLLLRHSPHVRVESLNDPAPGEDGGLPVRGEWIVPRDAAEESPSGAVLYLHGGGYVVCSPRTHRPITSRLAVDTGLPILAPRYRLAPEHPFPAPLEDAVAAYRWLLARGVPASGIVLAGDSAGGHLSAALTGELCRQGLPGPAGLMLFSPWVDLTCELSMGAQSRARDPYISASSARRVARLVVGPTGFEDPRLALLTCAWNDMPPVLIQVGGAEVLRTEAEAFADALRRAGAHCDLQIWKGQMHVFQILNRVLPEASAAMRDAAHFVRTVTGGTGKHPRAGRRSKAA
- a CDS encoding 30S ribosomal protein bS22, with the translated sequence MGSVIKKRRKRMAKKKHRKLLKKTRIQRRNKK
- the proC gene encoding pyrroline-5-carboxylate reductase is translated as MIAILGAGKMGEALLSGVLRAGRRPSELIATARREERGALLRERYGVEIVPNTEAAATAETLVLAVKPQDMGALLDEVGPHVPPGRLVISMAAGITTGFVEARLPEGVPVVRVMSNTPVHVDEAMSVISPGSHAAEEHLKLAEELLSPVGKVLRIPESLQDGATALSGSGPAYFYYLVEAMVDAGILLGMPRAAALEMVIQSAVGAAVMLRDSGEHPVLLREAVTSPGGTTISAIRELERHGVRAAVLEAIEAARNRGRELAGG
- a CDS encoding acetoin utilization protein AcuC codes for the protein MSSPDSSQSADPENCGLEIFWDERLISYDFGPGHPMNPVRVELTMALARGLGVLDRPNVRVSAFEAAGDKLLRLVHEESYIAAVKHSGATGLPELGHGLGTPDNPVFLGMHEASALVTGASVAAAEAVWTGRAEHAANISGGLHHALSDAASGFCVYNDPAVAIAWLLENGAERVAYVDIDVHHGDGVQAAFYDDPRVLTISLHESPRTLFPGTGFPDETGADGTSVNISLPPGTGDRPWLRAFDAIVPPLLRRFRPDVLVTQQGADGHALDPLAHLILSVDGQRTAYSMLHRLAHETAGGRWVLTGGGGYELVQVVPRAWTHLLAEAAGGPVPPGTATPDEWREFVRQRTEEIAPRRMTDGTETVEISRWGDGYDPSSPVDQAVLATRRAVFPEHGLDPMTDE
- a CDS encoding helix-turn-helix domain-containing protein, coding for MTSGERPLSEVRFLTVAEVAAVMRVSKMTVYRLVHSGELPAIRVGRSFRVPEQAVHDYLRDAYIEAG
- a CDS encoding phosphatase, with product MPTRKELRAHLVRTMIAGDVATPRQNNLLHYRRMANGDPSYQFGLELKPSWSERSVLEMMVERCGVDPDPLHLYGDDTIDPEITLDTLEAMGERIGLAARRRERVILATGHPFALTPLYQAVARALEDAGCRVLAPAAGWTYEVDAGYGGSELRRIVHAAPGVAMLEGEDLRTHHTHDSRPMEAMLRELADSGSEEDTEAKPDIWPDLAIADHGWAGAAGQAGIDTVGFADCNDPALFAGAAEGKIDVVVPLDDGVSAHHYAPLTAYILDRAGLRPSG